The following proteins are co-located in the Paludibaculum fermentans genome:
- a CDS encoding type II toxin-antitoxin system HicA family toxin encodes MIAVLAALGYEIIRQKGSHVRLRHEGPPSHSITVPRHTHLKAGTLHAIVNDVATARAIEVKSILSMS; translated from the coding sequence GTGATTGCCGTACTTGCCGCTCTCGGCTACGAGATCATTCGGCAAAAGGGAAGCCACGTCCGGTTGAGACATGAGGGGCCGCCGTCTCACTCGATCACCGTACCTCGACACACCCACCTCAAAGCAGGTACTTTGCACGCCATCGTCAACGACGTTGCGACAGCGAGAGCCATCGAGGTGAAGTCGATCCTCTCGATGTCCTAG
- a CDS encoding pentapeptide repeat-containing protein yields the protein MALKRRKDTTPRRSPADLPASLDDLTPLSLDALLEGEDLEDALFQGLDLSGRSIPRLVAASVVFQGVNFAGTTIRAPRLRDVRFLNCDLSNADWRGFEAIRVEFIDCRLTGLGAVECHWKDVLLDRCEARYLRLNGGHTATCEFRASNLAESDLRSVNLGGAAFDKVSLQKADLSHATLKGVDLSGAEIEGITVYAEDVRGASVSAPQAMDLARLLGLTIK from the coding sequence ATGGCCCTGAAACGCCGTAAGGACACTACGCCCCGCCGCTCGCCCGCTGACCTGCCTGCCAGCCTCGACGACCTGACCCCGCTCTCCCTCGACGCCCTTCTCGAAGGCGAAGATCTGGAGGACGCCCTCTTCCAGGGCCTCGATCTCTCCGGCCGCTCCATCCCCCGCCTCGTCGCCGCCTCCGTCGTCTTCCAGGGCGTCAACTTCGCCGGAACCACCATCCGAGCCCCCCGCCTGCGCGACGTCCGCTTCCTCAACTGCGACCTCTCCAACGCCGATTGGCGCGGCTTCGAGGCCATCCGCGTCGAATTCATCGACTGCCGCCTGACGGGGCTCGGCGCCGTCGAATGCCACTGGAAGGACGTCCTTCTCGATCGCTGCGAAGCCCGCTACCTCCGCCTGAACGGCGGCCACACCGCCACCTGCGAATTCCGCGCCAGCAACCTGGCCGAATCCGATCTCCGCTCAGTCAATCTGGGAGGCGCGGCTTTCGACAAGGTGTCCCTCCAGAAGGCCGACCTCAGTCACGCCACCCTGAAAGGCGTCGACCTCAGCGGAGCCGAAATCGAAGGCATCACCGTCTACGCAGAGGACGTCCGGGGCGCCTCCGTCAGCGCGCCGCAAGCCATGGACCTCGCCCGCCTGCTGGGCCTGACCATCAAGTAG